A stretch of the Schistocerca serialis cubense isolate TAMUIC-IGC-003099 chromosome 2, iqSchSeri2.2, whole genome shotgun sequence genome encodes the following:
- the LOC126455463 gene encoding androgen-induced gene 1 protein-like isoform X1 produces MADNLTKYDLSKITFHLVGAAQFSFSVFYDWTFVKIPIEVSRMGSGFGGKLQFLTFWNAILQSVYFVVCVTNDCIGTNENNPNRPPLIRRLKDYLQPVLAFPVALFVGATFWGLYAIDRELVLPRAVDPYFPWWLNHIMHSNIVLFSLIEMVICFRKYPDRIIGIGGLTMFMGSYLIWTHVVFYKTGEWVYPVLNKLGFPLRMGFFGGLLCFASVWYFLGEYINNKVWAKELEKIEKKKQ; encoded by the exons ATGGCAGACAATCTTACGAAGTACGACTTATCGAAAATAACTTTCCATCTTGTTGGCGCCGCACAATTCTCGTTTAGCGTCTTTTACGACTGGACGTTTGTTAAAATACCGATAGAAGTCAGCAGAATGGGATCAGGTTTTGGAGGAAAACTGCAGTTCTTAACCTTCTGGAATGCG ATTTTACAATCTGTTTACTTCGTCGTTTGTGTTACGAATGACTGCATAGGGACAAATGAAAACAATCCTAATCGACCACCGTTAATTCGTAGATTGAAAGACTACTTGCAACCGGTACTGGCGTTTCCAGTCGCTCTG TTTGTTGGTGCCACATTTTGGGGACTCTACGCTATTGACCGTGAATTAGTGCTGCCACGAGCAGTAGATCCCTACTTTCCGTGGTGGCTGAACCATATAATGCATTCCAATATTGTATTGTTTTCATTAATTGAAATGGTGATTTGTTTTCGAAAATACCCAGACCGGATAATCGGAATCGGGGGCCTGACAATGTTCATGGGCTCGTATTTAATTTG GACCCATGTGGTGTTCTACAAAACTGGAGAATGGGTTTATCCTGTACTGAATAAACTGGGTTTCCCACTTCGCATGGGATTCTTTGGGGGGCTGCTGTGCTTTGCAAGTGTGTGGTATTTCTTGGGTGAATATATCAACAATAAAGTGTGGG
- the LOC126455463 gene encoding androgen-induced gene 1 protein-like isoform X2, with the protein MRLKDYLQPVLAFPVALFVGATFWGLYAIDRELVLPRAVDPYFPWWLNHIMHSNIVLFSLIEMVICFRKYPDRIIGIGGLTMFMGSYLIWTHVVFYKTGEWVYPVLNKLGFPLRMGFFGGLLCFASVWYFLGEYINNKVWAKELEKIEKKKQ; encoded by the exons ATGCG ATTGAAAGACTACTTGCAACCGGTACTGGCGTTTCCAGTCGCTCTG TTTGTTGGTGCCACATTTTGGGGACTCTACGCTATTGACCGTGAATTAGTGCTGCCACGAGCAGTAGATCCCTACTTTCCGTGGTGGCTGAACCATATAATGCATTCCAATATTGTATTGTTTTCATTAATTGAAATGGTGATTTGTTTTCGAAAATACCCAGACCGGATAATCGGAATCGGGGGCCTGACAATGTTCATGGGCTCGTATTTAATTTG GACCCATGTGGTGTTCTACAAAACTGGAGAATGGGTTTATCCTGTACTGAATAAACTGGGTTTCCCACTTCGCATGGGATTCTTTGGGGGGCTGCTGTGCTTTGCAAGTGTGTGGTATTTCTTGGGTGAATATATCAACAATAAAGTGTGGG